AAAACAGACAAGTGCCAACCATTTAGGCCCTCCTGTATTGTAGTTTGAAAAGAGCAACAATGGATAATGATAGAATGACCAGATCAGTCCCATCCAGAGTGAAGTAGCGGTATAGGAATTGATTTTTGCCAGCTGAGGAGTGAGAAATCCCCGCCATCCGATCTCTTCACCTAAAGCAGAACCGACAGATCGCACCATCCCAAAACTGCTCATCAACAGGATATACAAGACGAGAACCGCTCCATCGGGCAGGTCCCAGCCCATCCCTTTTCCTGTTTCCTCTATAAACTGGTGATTATAAAAACCTCCTGCCCCGCTGATCCAGATGATCACGTAGGGCACAAACGAATATAAAAACGGAACTCCGTACGCCAGCAACTGGTATTTTGTAAGCCCCCATTTCCAGCCCAGTGATGAAATGGGAATACCACGTAAACGACATGTAAGTAAGGCAGCGATAGCCGGACACCACATAACAATGGTAGCATAAGATATGATTCCTCCGCCTAATTTACCTGTACGGATGCACATATAATAAACCGGCAAACAGAATAGAAGGGTAAATCCAAGATAAGTAAGGATGTTTTTCCTGATGGAGGACGTGGTGTTGAAAGTATTTTTCATAAACAAATTGGGAATAGGTTAAAAAATGACTCCCACACCATAGACCATACTCATGATGAATCACTTAGATAAAATTACACCTATTTTCTATATTCCAATGAATATTTTTTGATATAAATACAATCAGAGTTGGATACAAATCAATGTATTGATGATAGGCCATCCAATACATAATAAAATATTTTTTAAAATATACTGAGATGATATTGCTTCACCAGATCCAAAATCATATGATAACCCGCCAATGAGTTACCATGCTGATCCAAGGCAGGACTGAAAACCCCGATACCCATTTTTCCGGGAACGCTTATCGCGATACCTCCCCCAACTCCTGATTTACTTGGCAAACCTACGGTTCTTGCATATTCCCCACTGAATTCATACATCCCTGCAATAAGCATTTGGGATTCTATCAACTGGGCTATCTCTGCATTTTTATATTGAGAATCACCATCAAAACGAACACATCCGTTCGCAAAGAAATATCCTATTTTGGCAAGATCTTCTGCTGTGAGTTCGATGGAGCATTGTTTGAAGTAATTATCAAGCTGATCTTTATTTCCTGAAATCAACCCGTTATTTTTCATCAGATAAAACATTCCACGGTTACGGTGACCTGTAGATCTTTCCGATTCATACACGGATTTATTATAGTCCAGCGTCTGATTTCTGGTAATGTACCGAACCATGTCTAAAATCTTAAGAAAAGGTTTCTCTCCATCCCCGGAAATTAAAGAAGTCGTAAGAATGGCTCCTGCATTCATCATAGGATTAAGAGGTTTTCCGGATGTTTCCAGATTGGAAAAAGAATTAAAGGGCTGACTTGTCCCGAAATATCCCATCTTATCAAAAACATGAGCTTCTCCCTTTTCACTAACTGCAATCATTAATGCTATGATTTTAGAGATACTCTGCATGGTAAATTTCTTGCCTACATCTCCTACATTCAATACTTTTCCGTTTTTTCCGACAATGGATAAAGCAATAGACTGCGCATCCATTTTTCCCAATTCGGGAATGTAGTTTGCTACTTTTCCCTGTGTATAAAACGATCTGTTCTTTTCTAAAATATGGGTGAGATCTTTTTCTGAAATGGTGGAAATAT
The sequence above is drawn from the Chryseobacterium daecheongense genome and encodes:
- a CDS encoding type II CAAX endopeptidase family protein, with product MKNTFNTTSSIRKNILTYLGFTLLFCLPVYYMCIRTGKLGGGIISYATIVMWCPAIAALLTCRLRGIPISSLGWKWGLTKYQLLAYGVPFLYSFVPYVIIWISGAGGFYNHQFIEETGKGMGWDLPDGAVLVLYILLMSSFGMVRSVGSALGEEIGWRGFLTPQLAKINSYTATSLWMGLIWSFYHYPLLLFSNYNTGGPKWLALVCFTVMIFASCFIFTWIRLKSGSLWTAAIMHASHNLFIQSIFTPLTVDNGNTNYYIDEFGIAVPLATVVVAYFFWRKRKELPNQGKEEIISSEIS
- the glsA gene encoding glutaminase A — encoded protein: MKINSSLIPGKGIFLALFFSLHIGANAQKTEDISTISEKDLTHILEKNRSFYTQGKVANYIPELGKMDAQSIALSIVGKNGKVLNVGDVGKKFTMQSISKIIALMIAVSEKGEAHVFDKMGYFGTSQPFNSFSNLETSGKPLNPMMNAGAILTTSLISGDGEKPFLKILDMVRYITRNQTLDYNKSVYESERSTGHRNRGMFYLMKNNGLISGNKDQLDNYFKQCSIELTAEDLAKIGYFFANGCVRFDGDSQYKNAEIAQLIESQMLIAGMYEFSGEYARTVGLPSKSGVGGGIAISVPGKMGIGVFSPALDQHGNSLAGYHMILDLVKQYHLSIF